Proteins encoded together in one Felis catus isolate Fca126 chromosome B3, F.catus_Fca126_mat1.0, whole genome shotgun sequence window:
- the LTB4R2 gene encoding LOW QUALITY PROTEIN: leukotriene B4 receptor 2 (The sequence of the model RefSeq protein was modified relative to this genomic sequence to represent the inferred CDS: inserted 1 base in 1 codon), which produces MLACYRPPGNETLLSWKASRVTGTAFLLLAALLGLPXNGFVVWSLAGWRPARGRPLAATLVLHLALADGAVLLLTPLFATFLAGQAWPLGQAGCKAVYYVCALSMYASVLLTSLLSLQRCLAVTRPFLAPRLRSPALARRLLLAVWLAALLLAAPAAVYRHLWGDRVCQLCHPSPAHAAAHLSLETLTAFVLPFGLVLGCYGLTLARLRGARWGAGRRRTRVGRLVSAIVLAFGLLWAPYHVVNILQVVAALAPPEGALARLGGAGQAARAGTTALAFFSSSVNPVLYVFTAGDLLPRAGPRFLTRLFEGSGEARGGGRSREGTMELRTTPRLKVVGQGRGDGDPGGGVEKDSQGWDP; this is translated from the exons ATGCTGGCCTGTTACCGACCCCCGGGGAACGAGACGCTGCTGAGCTGGAAGGCCTCGCGGGTCACAGGCACCGCCTTCCTGCTGCTGGCGGCGCTGCTGGGACTGC GCAATGGCTTCGTAGTGTGGAGCTTGGCGGGCTGGCGGCCCGCAAGGGGGCGACCGCTGGCGGCCACGCTGGTGCTGCACCTGGCGCTGGCCGACGGCGCGGTGCTGCTGCTCACGCCTCTCTTCGCGACCTTCCTGGCGGGGCAGGCGTGGCCGCTGGGCCAGGCGGGCTGCAAGGCGGTGTACTACGTGTGCGCGCTCAGCATGTACGCCAGCGTCCTGCTCACCAGCCTGCTCAGCCTGCAGCGCTGCCTCGCCGTCACCCGCCCTTTCCTGGCGCCCCGGCTGCGCAGTCCGGCCCTGGCCCGCCGCTTGCTGCTGGCCGTCTGGCTGGCCGCTCTGCTGCTCGCCGCCCCGGCCGCCGTCTACCGCCACCTGTGGGGAGACCGCGTGTGCCAGCTGTGCCACCCGTCGCCGGCCCACGCCGCGGCCCACCTGAGCCTGGAGACGCTGACCGCCTTCGTGCTTCCTTTTGGGCTGGTGCTCGGCTGCTACGGCTTGACGCTGGCGCGGCTGCGGGGCGCCCGCTGGGGCGCCGGGCGGCGCAGGACGCGGGTGGGCCGGCTGGTGAGCGCCATCGTGCTCGCCTTCGGCTTGCTCTGGGCGCCCTACCACGTGGTCAACATTCTGCAGGTGGTCGCCGCGCTGGCTCCGCCGGAAGGGGCCTTGGCCAGGCTGGGCGGGGCGGGCCAGGCAGCGAGAGCTGGAACTACAGCTTTGGCCTTCTTCAGCTCCAGCGTCAACCCGGTGCTCTACGTCTTCACCGCAGGGGATCTGCTGCCCCGGGCAGGTCCCCGCTTCCTTACAAGACTCTTTGAGGGCTCTGGAGAGGCCCGAGGCGGGGGCCGCTCTAGGGAGGGGACCATGGAGCTCCGAACTACCCCTCGGCTCAAAGTGGTGGGGCAGGGCCGGGGCGATGGAGAccctgggggcggggtggagaaGGACAGTCAGGGATGGGACCCTTGA